A stretch of Alkalibacter saccharofermentans DSM 14828 DNA encodes these proteins:
- a CDS encoding DUF896 domain-containing protein, whose protein sequence is MLSEDKIKRINELASKKKASGLTEEEAKEQKQLREEYLENFRKNFKQQLDNIEIVD, encoded by the coding sequence ATGTTAAGCGAAGATAAAATAAAAAGAATCAACGAGCTGGCAAGCAAAAAAAAGGCATCAGGGCTTACGGAAGAAGAAGCCAAGGAGCAAAAGCAATTGAGGGAAGAATATCTTGAAAATTTCAGAAAAAATTTCAAACAACAGTTGGACAATATTGAAATAGTCGATTAG
- a CDS encoding NAD(P)/FAD-dependent oxidoreductase: MVYELIVVGGGPAGLAAALKAYDEGVKDILIIERDYVLGGILNQCIHNGFGLHKFKEELTGPEYSEKYIERLKDTTIKVKTETMVLKVTEDREVHTLNEKDGFQVIKAKSLILAMGCRERTRGAINIAGARPSGVFTAGTAQRFINLEGYMPGKEVVILGSGDIGLIMARRMTLEGAKVKCVLELMPYSNGLTRNIVQCLDDYDIPLRLSHTVVSVHGDKRLEGITVAKVDENLQIIEGTQEYISCDTLLLSVGLIPENELSNVCNIEIDKITKGPVVSDTRETSKKGIFACGNVLHVHDLVDYVSEEAEIAAIGAAKFIKNTVSEQKSITTKGQNGVTYVVPQKLGLADEDKIVKMYLRVNKVYDNSKIKVTAGGVEIASKKYDRLIPGEMASINLSKSKLKGIDIEEVVFEVEGA, from the coding sequence ATGGTCTATGAACTTATAGTAGTCGGCGGGGGCCCGGCGGGGCTAGCTGCGGCTTTGAAAGCATACGATGAAGGTGTCAAGGATATCTTGATAATTGAAAGAGATTACGTTCTGGGTGGGATTTTAAACCAGTGCATACACAATGGTTTCGGTCTTCACAAGTTCAAGGAAGAGCTGACTGGTCCTGAATACAGTGAAAAATATATAGAAAGACTGAAAGACACGACTATAAAAGTAAAAACCGAAACGATGGTGCTGAAAGTGACAGAGGATCGTGAAGTCCATACTTTGAACGAAAAGGATGGATTCCAGGTTATCAAAGCAAAGAGTCTTATACTGGCGATGGGGTGTAGAGAAAGAACAAGGGGTGCAATAAATATAGCAGGGGCAAGGCCGTCGGGGGTATTTACAGCCGGCACAGCCCAGAGATTCATTAACCTGGAAGGTTATATGCCGGGCAAAGAAGTGGTAATACTTGGTTCAGGAGATATAGGGCTTATCATGGCGAGGCGAATGACTTTGGAAGGGGCCAAAGTCAAATGCGTGCTGGAGCTTATGCCTTACTCCAATGGCCTTACAAGGAACATAGTCCAGTGTTTGGACGATTACGACATACCGCTTAGGTTAAGCCATACTGTCGTTTCGGTGCACGGGGATAAAAGGTTAGAAGGAATAACTGTTGCAAAAGTGGACGAAAACCTTCAGATAATTGAAGGAACCCAAGAGTATATATCTTGTGATACCCTTTTGCTATCGGTAGGATTGATACCAGAAAACGAGCTTTCAAACGTATGCAATATAGAAATCGACAAAATAACAAAAGGACCGGTCGTATCCGATACTAGAGAGACTTCCAAAAAAGGAATATTCGCTTGCGGAAACGTGCTTCACGTACACGATCTTGTGGATTATGTATCTGAAGAAGCGGAAATCGCAGCGATAGGTGCCGCAAAATTCATTAAAAATACAGTATCAGAACAAAAATCCATAACCACCAAAGGGCAAAATGGGGTGACATATGTGGTTCCACAAAAGCTGGGTCTTGCAGACGAGGATAAAATCGTAAAGATGTACCTTAGGGTAAATAAAGTATACGACAACAGTAAGATAAAAGTGACAGCCGGTGGCGTGGAGATAGCCAGTAAAAAATATGACAGATTAATTCCTGGAGAAATGGCAAGCATAAATCTAAGCAAGTCCAAGCTAAAGGGAATTGATATTGAAGAAGTCGTATTTGAAGTGGAGGGTGCATAA
- a CDS encoding DUF1667 domain-containing protein: MGEIKKYTCVVCPKGCSLLVEKTKDEIIVTGQKCPRGVVYGKTEMTDPRRVITSTVAVAGGKEPITSVKTTAGVPKAQIFDVMSTINSVHLKSPCKRGDVIIKNINGTGADLVVTRSC; encoded by the coding sequence ATGGGTGAAATCAAAAAATATACATGCGTAGTATGTCCAAAAGGATGCAGCTTGTTGGTCGAAAAGACAAAAGACGAAATCATCGTGACAGGGCAAAAGTGTCCCCGAGGCGTAGTGTACGGAAAGACTGAAATGACCGATCCGAGAAGGGTCATCACATCTACAGTGGCAGTGGCCGGAGGCAAGGAGCCTATAACTTCTGTCAAAACCACTGCAGGGGTTCCAAAAGCACAGATATTTGATGTTATGAGCACTATAAACAGCGTTCATCTAAAATCTCCTTGCAAAAGGGGAGACGTTATAATAAAAAACATCAACGGTACAGGAGCAGATCTAGTAGTAACCCGCAGCTGCTAA
- a CDS encoding DUF1858 domain-containing protein has protein sequence MKITKDMDIMSAVNNFPETVDVFQRFGMHCFGCMAARFENIEQGAAAHGIDVDVLLEALNEVAK, from the coding sequence ATGAAAATCACAAAAGATATGGATATCATGTCCGCGGTTAACAATTTTCCGGAAACCGTTGACGTTTTTCAAAGATTTGGAATGCATTGCTTCGGGTGCATGGCTGCAAGATTTGAAAACATCGAGCAAGGTGCCGCAGCACACGGAATCGATGTAGATGTATTGCTAGAAGCTTTAAACGAAGTTGCAAAGTAA
- the pyrR gene encoding bifunctional pyr operon transcriptional regulator/uracil phosphoribosyltransferase PyrR, which yields MSNIIEIMDSSALNRAITRISHEIVEKNKGTKDLVILGIKTRGMPIAKRIAANIESFESSKVELGSVDITEYRDDRAKEENGILRSRIDLEVKDKNVVLVDDVIYTGRTCRAAINAVMDAGRPQKIQLAVIVDRGHRELPIRPDYTGKNVPTSREEMIHVLLKEQDGKDVVILTKFEGGEE from the coding sequence ATGTCGAACATTATTGAAATTATGGATTCAAGCGCTTTAAACAGGGCGATAACCCGAATATCCCATGAGATCGTGGAGAAGAATAAAGGAACAAAGGATCTCGTCATCTTAGGCATAAAAACAAGAGGAATGCCAATAGCAAAGAGAATTGCTGCCAACATAGAATCCTTTGAAAGCTCCAAGGTTGAGCTTGGATCGGTGGATATCACCGAGTACAGGGACGACAGAGCCAAGGAGGAAAACGGCATATTAAGAAGCCGCATCGATCTGGAGGTAAAGGACAAAAACGTAGTATTGGTGGATGATGTTATTTATACCGGCAGAACATGCAGAGCAGCAATAAACGCGGTAATGGATGCAGGAAGGCCACAAAAAATACAGCTTGCGGTAATAGTTGACAGAGGTCATAGGGAGCTCCCCATAAGACCCGATTATACCGGCAAAAACGTACCTACTTCCCGGGAAGAAATGATTCATGTCTTGCTTAAGGAGCAAGATGGAAAAGACGTGGTCATATTGACCAAATTTGAAGGAGGAGAAGAATGA
- a CDS encoding aminopeptidase: METDKLKLKRQSLNVWDMLKGEKDDAFMFCDGYKLFLDKSKTEREAAEHITALAEKEGFKSIDHYIDNKLTLKPGDKVYSLYKGKQVVMFKMGRVNPEKGFLMVGSHIDAPRLDLKQSPLYEDGKLSFFKTHYYGGIKKYQWITTPLAIHGTIIKEDGNAIKVSIGEDEKDPVFFITDLLPHLSKDMMVKKLGDAVEGEMLNLLIGSIPFEDKEEKERFKYNILLLLHEKYGIIEEDFTSAELEVVPAGQARDAGMDRSMVGGYGQDDRVCAYTSLKAIFDAENHKKSIFAIFADKEEIGSVGDTSMSSKFFENFVYEILSLTEDKNPDMAIRRSLQNSKFLSADVNAAVDPNFANTHDKYNAVYLGEGVAITKYTGVRGKSSSNDAHAEFMAEIRRLLNKNKILWQVGELGKVDMGGGGTIAFIPAAFGMDVIDCGIGLLSMHSPWEISSKGDIYMLYKAFKAFYESDM, translated from the coding sequence ATGGAAACAGATAAATTAAAACTTAAAAGGCAGAGCCTAAACGTCTGGGATATGTTGAAGGGCGAAAAAGACGATGCGTTTATGTTCTGTGACGGTTATAAGCTCTTTTTAGATAAGAGCAAGACGGAAAGAGAGGCTGCAGAGCATATAACGGCTCTGGCGGAAAAAGAAGGGTTTAAATCCATAGACCATTATATTGATAACAAGCTGACATTAAAGCCTGGAGATAAAGTATATTCGCTATACAAGGGCAAACAGGTAGTGATGTTCAAAATGGGAAGAGTGAATCCGGAAAAAGGATTCTTGATGGTTGGGTCCCATATTGATGCACCTAGGCTTGATTTGAAACAATCTCCCTTATACGAAGACGGCAAACTCAGTTTTTTCAAGACCCATTATTACGGTGGAATCAAGAAGTATCAATGGATAACAACGCCACTGGCAATCCACGGAACGATAATTAAAGAAGATGGGAATGCAATAAAAGTCTCCATTGGAGAAGATGAAAAGGATCCGGTGTTTTTTATCACCGATCTGCTCCCCCATTTATCAAAGGACATGATGGTTAAAAAATTGGGTGATGCTGTAGAAGGTGAAATGTTAAACCTTCTAATAGGAAGCATTCCGTTCGAAGACAAGGAAGAAAAGGAACGATTCAAGTACAACATCCTGTTGCTGCTTCATGAAAAATACGGCATCATAGAGGAGGATTTCACATCTGCCGAGCTTGAAGTAGTGCCTGCGGGACAAGCCCGTGATGCAGGCATGGACAGAAGCATGGTAGGTGGATATGGTCAAGACGACAGGGTTTGCGCGTATACTTCCCTAAAGGCGATTTTTGACGCAGAAAATCATAAGAAGTCTATATTCGCGATATTTGCGGATAAAGAAGAAATAGGAAGCGTGGGAGATACGAGCATGAGCTCGAAATTTTTCGAAAATTTTGTGTATGAAATATTAAGCCTCACTGAAGATAAAAATCCGGACATGGCAATTAGAAGATCTCTTCAAAACTCGAAGTTTCTTTCCGCAGATGTCAATGCTGCCGTGGACCCTAATTTTGCAAATACTCATGATAAATACAATGCTGTCTATCTCGGAGAAGGGGTTGCCATAACCAAGTATACAGGGGTCAGGGGCAAAAGCTCCAGCAACGATGCTCATGCAGAATTCATGGCTGAGATTAGAAGACTTTTAAATAAAAACAAAATATTGTGGCAGGTAGGTGAACTTGGAAAAGTGGATATGGGCGGAGGCGGAACGATAGCTTTCATCCCGGCAGCTTTTGGAATGGATGTAATAGATTGTGGAATCGGGCTACTTAGCATGCATTCCCCGTGGGAAATCTCTTCGAAAGGCGATATTTACATGTTATATAAGGCCTTCAAGGCTTTTTATGAAAGCGACATGTAG
- a CDS encoding diguanylate cyclase domain-containing protein, translating to MNILSLLSFGCFVCFLFLIIYSINENKSKILKVYAVLVCGSLGLWAFAYSFFYTAPTKESAWFWHRIGVFGGIAFPVFVFVLFMIQTGNDKKITKIWQWMVLYLIPVGLLIVSLATSNTIVAVDLIQSTSGFGWTYINKPENTLFWAYLLYITSYLGVGLFVLWSWGNKAEYYNQKKQSHAILFSDIIVLLIGGTTDLLMPMINDYFPPIANIGLVVFIYGIWISIKRYNILETSSVAASDVILDTIMDPVILMDREGKIVRCNNSTCALLDYAKNELVGKNVLDLLDENSRRYINAQIKRLLKKKSVSGREFVLIKKDGTKVHTVVSASVAEDKMKGFLGIVATYHDITARKQIEQELLENNRRYKMLADELYNAANFDALTNLPNRRHFFRNAVTFIDDFNEYGTDFGAIYIDLNDFKIINDTYGHNKGDQVLIKAAQRMLGFIGNGDILARIGGDEFIMLLGGVENENQVMDKADKIKKSFGKGIELGNKTYSLGASVGYSIYSRAGSIDDLIKKADSRMYEDKLKECKSYLLREEARKA from the coding sequence TTGAATATACTATCACTGTTGTCATTTGGATGTTTTGTATGTTTTCTGTTTTTAATAATATATTCAATAAATGAAAATAAAAGTAAAATACTAAAAGTTTATGCTGTACTCGTGTGTGGGAGCTTGGGATTATGGGCATTTGCCTACTCATTTTTTTATACTGCGCCTACGAAAGAAAGCGCGTGGTTTTGGCATAGAATCGGAGTGTTTGGGGGTATAGCATTTCCGGTTTTCGTTTTCGTGCTCTTCATGATACAGACGGGAAATGACAAAAAGATTACAAAGATTTGGCAATGGATGGTTCTGTATCTGATTCCTGTAGGTCTTCTTATCGTGAGTCTCGCCACATCTAATACCATTGTTGCGGTGGACCTGATTCAAAGCACAAGCGGATTTGGATGGACTTATATAAATAAGCCTGAGAATACATTGTTTTGGGCATATCTGCTCTATATAACATCTTATTTGGGCGTGGGCTTATTTGTTCTCTGGAGCTGGGGAAACAAGGCTGAGTACTACAATCAAAAAAAACAGTCACATGCGATATTGTTCTCTGATATCATAGTGCTTTTAATTGGAGGGACAACAGATCTGCTCATGCCTATGATAAATGACTATTTTCCGCCAATAGCAAATATCGGGCTCGTGGTTTTTATATACGGTATTTGGATAAGCATTAAAAGATATAATATACTAGAAACTTCATCAGTGGCGGCCTCTGACGTCATTTTAGACACCATCATGGATCCGGTGATACTCATGGACAGGGAAGGCAAAATCGTAAGATGCAATAATTCCACCTGCGCTCTGTTGGATTATGCAAAAAATGAGCTGGTGGGGAAAAACGTCTTAGATCTGCTGGACGAAAACAGCAGAAGGTATATTAATGCTCAGATAAAAAGGCTGCTTAAGAAAAAGAGCGTATCGGGAAGAGAATTTGTTCTAATAAAAAAAGACGGAACAAAAGTGCACACGGTCGTATCTGCATCCGTAGCTGAAGATAAAATGAAGGGTTTTTTAGGTATTGTTGCCACGTATCACGATATAACTGCAAGAAAACAGATAGAGCAAGAACTCTTGGAAAATAACAGAAGGTACAAGATGCTAGCTGATGAGCTTTATAATGCGGCCAATTTCGACGCGTTGACAAACCTGCCGAACAGAAGACATTTTTTCCGAAATGCTGTGACATTCATAGACGATTTCAACGAATATGGGACAGACTTTGGGGCGATTTACATAGACCTAAATGATTTTAAAATCATAAACGACACCTACGGCCACAACAAAGGCGATCAAGTATTGATCAAGGCTGCACAGAGAATGTTGGGTTTTATAGGCAACGGGGATATACTGGCAAGAATAGGAGGAGATGAATTCATCATGCTTCTGGGAGGAGTTGAGAATGAAAATCAAGTAATGGACAAGGCGGATAAGATCAAAAAATCCTTTGGTAAAGGAATCGAACTTGGTAACAAGACATATTCCTTGGGGGCATCAGTTGGATATTCGATATATTCAAGAGCGGGTAGCATCGATGATTTGATAAAAAAAGCGGACAGCAGAATGTATGAAGATAAGCTAAAAGAGTGTAAGAGCTACTTGCTGCGGGAAGAAGCGAGAAAAGCATAG
- the coaE gene encoding dephospho-CoA kinase (Dephospho-CoA kinase (CoaE) performs the final step in coenzyme A biosynthesis.), whose amino-acid sequence MKIIGITGGIGTGKSSVSKIFREDLNIDVIDADELARKAVEPGSEGLKMIEEHFGRGVINADGSLNRKVLGDVVFQDEIKRKILNSIVHPEVDRLYKIQLARCEKMGVGHVAYDCPLLIEASLMDSVDVVVLVRASRENQLQRIMDRNEFSLEEAIRRVDAQMSGDEKERCADIVIWNDGTLEELREGVFLMWRNLF is encoded by the coding sequence ATGAAGATCATAGGAATTACCGGAGGGATAGGAACAGGCAAAAGCTCGGTGTCTAAAATATTCAGGGAAGATCTCAATATAGACGTAATCGATGCGGATGAACTTGCAAGAAAAGCTGTGGAACCCGGGTCGGAAGGGCTTAAGATGATAGAAGAGCATTTCGGCCGGGGTGTAATTAATGCAGACGGATCATTAAACCGCAAAGTCTTGGGAGACGTGGTTTTTCAAGATGAAATCAAAAGGAAGATTTTAAATTCAATAGTGCATCCAGAGGTGGACAGGCTATACAAGATCCAGCTGGCAAGATGTGAAAAGATGGGAGTGGGACATGTGGCATATGATTGTCCCCTCCTCATAGAGGCATCCCTCATGGACAGTGTGGACGTAGTGGTTTTAGTCAGAGCTTCAAGGGAGAATCAGCTTCAAAGGATCATGGATAGAAATGAATTTTCCCTCGAGGAGGCTATCCGAAGAGTGGATGCACAGATGTCGGGGGATGAGAAGGAAAGATGCGCCGATATAGTTATATGGAATGACGGCACATTAGAGGAATTAAGAGAAGGAGTTTTTTTGATGTGGCGTAATTTATTTTAA
- a CDS encoding HPr family phosphocarrier protein, whose protein sequence is MVCKSVVVTNKLGLHARPASKFVELANRFKSDIYIKKDTATVSAKSIMGVMVLGVDKGTEIIIEASGSDEEEALNALCALVESEFEG, encoded by the coding sequence ATGGTTTGCAAAAGCGTGGTGGTTACCAACAAGCTAGGTCTTCATGCAAGGCCGGCGTCTAAGTTTGTTGAGCTAGCCAACAGATTCAAAAGTGATATTTATATAAAAAAAGACACTGCCACAGTCAGTGCGAAGAGTATAATGGGTGTTATGGTTTTAGGGGTTGACAAAGGAACAGAGATAATAATCGAAGCCAGCGGTTCGGACGAGGAAGAAGCACTAAATGCTTTGTGCGCGTTAGTTGAATCCGAATTTGAAGGTTGA
- a CDS encoding flagellar basal body rod C-terminal domain-containing protein has product MAEMIVTQRVYQVNAKSVTTADDMLDVINTMV; this is encoded by the coding sequence ATGGCGGAAATGATAGTCACACAGAGGGTATACCAAGTAAATGCAAAATCAGTGACAACTGCGGATGATATGCTGGATGTTATAAATACAATGGTGTAG
- the lipA gene encoding lipoyl synthase gives MSDTKREVKPDWLKIPFRKTGHSEEVEKLLKDLGLNTVCDEANCPNRGECFSKKRATFMILGSICTRNCTFCNVSKGEPGHVDPMEPVNIGKAIKEMKMKHVVITSVTRDDLPDGGSGHFAKVIEEIKKRDTDVIVEVLIPDFEGSYEDLKTVVEANPHIINHNLETVPELYDEVRPMAEYERSLELLKRVKGMDPEIYTKSGIMLGLGEKKHQVLKVLEDLKNVGCDFVTIGQYLRPSQNHHEVVEFVHPDVFEEYRLIALDMGFKYVASSPFVRSSYNAEEALGK, from the coding sequence ATGTCTGATACAAAAAGAGAAGTAAAGCCGGATTGGCTAAAAATTCCCTTCAGGAAAACAGGTCATTCAGAAGAGGTTGAAAAGCTGCTAAAGGACCTGGGGCTTAATACTGTTTGCGATGAGGCGAACTGCCCGAACAGAGGCGAATGCTTTAGTAAAAAGAGAGCAACTTTTATGATACTGGGCAGCATATGTACAAGAAACTGTACCTTCTGCAATGTTTCCAAAGGAGAACCGGGGCATGTGGACCCAATGGAACCAGTCAACATCGGCAAGGCTATAAAAGAAATGAAGATGAAACATGTGGTAATAACATCCGTTACCAGGGATGACCTTCCTGACGGAGGCTCAGGGCATTTTGCAAAGGTTATCGAAGAAATCAAAAAAAGAGATACGGATGTCATCGTAGAGGTATTGATACCGGACTTTGAAGGATCATATGAGGATCTGAAAACAGTAGTAGAGGCCAATCCTCATATAATCAATCACAACCTTGAAACAGTGCCGGAGCTTTATGATGAGGTGCGTCCCATGGCAGAGTATGAAAGAAGTCTTGAGCTTTTGAAGAGAGTTAAGGGTATGGATCCTGAAATCTATACAAAATCGGGAATAATGCTTGGCCTTGGAGAGAAAAAACACCAAGTCTTGAAGGTTCTAGAGGATTTGAAAAATGTTGGCTGTGATTTTGTGACGATAGGGCAATATTTAAGACCATCCCAAAACCACCACGAAGTTGTAGAGTTCGTGCACCCGGACGTATTCGAAGAGTACAGGCTGATTGCACTGGATATGGGATTTAAGTATGTAGCGTCTTCACCCTTTGTAAGAAGCTCGTACAATGCAGAGGAAGCACTGGGTAAATAA
- the lipB gene encoding lipoyl(octanoyl) transferase LipB, translating to MEMNLLDLGLTEYGPCLELQKKIRELRENELIKDTLILTEHKPVITLGCRGNDEHILAGKELLESMGIGIHSSNRGGDVTYHGPGQIVGYPIINLKKANISAKDYLDNLLEIFIQLLKNEYNINAHKENKEYTGVWIGKEKITAIGIHVKHMVTMHGFAYNVSTNMEHFKLINPCGLTDRTPVSLEMLTGKKISMTDAKKQVVEYFKKVFDATFEDITLSEVEKHV from the coding sequence ATGGAGATGAACTTACTTGATTTAGGATTGACAGAATATGGACCGTGCCTTGAGTTGCAAAAAAAGATAAGGGAGCTTCGTGAAAACGAGCTCATTAAAGATACCCTGATACTTACTGAACACAAGCCGGTGATAACGCTAGGCTGCAGGGGAAATGACGAACATATACTAGCCGGCAAGGAATTGCTTGAGAGCATGGGGATAGGAATACATTCAAGCAACCGGGGTGGAGATGTTACATATCACGGCCCGGGACAGATCGTAGGTTATCCTATAATCAATCTAAAAAAAGCTAACATAAGCGCCAAAGACTATCTTGATAATCTGCTGGAGATATTCATTCAACTTTTAAAAAACGAATACAACATAAACGCTCATAAAGAAAACAAGGAATATACAGGCGTATGGATAGGCAAAGAAAAGATCACCGCAATCGGCATACATGTAAAGCACATGGTAACCATGCATGGCTTTGCGTACAACGTGAGCACCAATATGGAGCATTTCAAACTGATAAATCCCTGTGGATTGACAGACAGAACACCGGTATCCTTAGAAATGCTCACGGGTAAAAAAATATCAATGACGGATGCAAAAAAACAGGTGGTGGAGTACTTTAAAAAAGTATTTGACGCCACTTTTGAAGATATTACATTAAGTGAGGTAGAAAAACATGTCTGA
- a CDS encoding uracil-xanthine permease family protein, which produces MNTISRGKKAVLGFQHLLAMFGATVLVPILTGLDTSVALLSAGLGTLIFHYITGRKVPVFLGSSFAFIGALAMTLSQYGIGAVKGGVIGAGIVYIIMSLIIQVAGADKVRSFFPPIVTGPVIIVIGLRLSPVALSMAGYSYDAATQTGTVDPLSILIASIVILTMIAVSIFAKGFFKLVPILISVIVGYIAASLMGVVDFSNISQAGWFGMSQGSWQSITTMPEFNMAGITAIAPIAMVIFIEHFGDIVTNGSVVGKDFFKDPGVHKTMLGDGLATIVAGILGGPANTTYSENTGVLAVTKVYDPSVLRIAAVFAVILSMIGKFGALINSIPTAVMGGVSIILFGMIASVGVRTMVEAKLDFAHSRNLIIASLILVAGIAIDNIFIGGTLSVSGLAIAAFLGIVLNKLLPGDI; this is translated from the coding sequence ATGAATACTATCAGCAGAGGCAAAAAAGCAGTTTTAGGTTTTCAGCACCTTTTAGCAATGTTTGGCGCTACAGTCCTAGTGCCTATTCTTACAGGGCTGGATACTTCAGTAGCCCTCTTGAGCGCAGGGTTGGGGACTTTGATTTTTCATTATATTACAGGAAGAAAGGTGCCGGTATTTTTAGGTTCTAGTTTTGCATTTATAGGTGCTCTGGCAATGACATTGTCCCAATACGGAATTGGGGCTGTCAAGGGTGGAGTCATTGGAGCAGGAATAGTTTATATAATCATGTCACTGATAATTCAAGTTGCAGGGGCGGACAAGGTTAGATCCTTTTTCCCACCAATCGTTACCGGACCGGTCATCATTGTTATCGGGCTTAGATTAAGTCCGGTAGCCCTCAGTATGGCGGGATATTCCTACGACGCAGCCACGCAAACAGGCACGGTAGATCCCCTTTCCATACTAATTGCTTCTATAGTAATACTAACAATGATAGCGGTATCGATTTTTGCAAAGGGGTTCTTCAAGCTAGTGCCCATACTTATATCAGTAATCGTAGGCTATATTGCAGCAAGCCTGATGGGAGTCGTAGATTTCAGCAATATATCCCAGGCGGGATGGTTTGGAATGTCCCAAGGCTCATGGCAGAGCATAACGACGATGCCGGAGTTCAACATGGCGGGGATTACAGCAATAGCTCCTATAGCAATGGTAATATTCATAGAGCACTTTGGGGATATAGTCACAAACGGATCGGTTGTAGGCAAGGATTTCTTTAAGGATCCGGGAGTTCATAAGACCATGCTCGGTGATGGACTTGCAACGATTGTTGCGGGAATTCTAGGAGGACCTGCAAATACTACTTACAGTGAGAATACGGGAGTATTGGCTGTAACTAAGGTATACGATCCGTCGGTTTTAAGAATTGCAGCTGTATTTGCCGTGATACTAAGCATGATTGGAAAGTTTGGAGCTTTGATCAACTCGATACCAACTGCGGTCATGGGTGGAGTCAGCATAATTCTTTTCGGAATGATCGCAAGCGTTGGCGTAAGGACCATGGTTGAAGCAAAACTTGATTTTGCCCACAGCAGGAACCTTATAATCGCGTCATTGATATTGGTTGCGGGAATTGCAATTGACAACATCTTCATAGGTGGGACACTGTCAGTTTCAGGACTGGCCATAGCCGCATTTTTAGGCATAGTTCTAAACAAGTTATTGCCTGGAGATATATAG